TTGTAGCcgcctccctttttttctttagaccCGACTTGTCATAATGACTCTTGTATGGTACCAACACTGGTGCCCCCGGTCTAAAGGCACTATACAGCGCCTGCTGCGAagggatatacgtatatatgcATGTCTGTATACGTGTATATATCTGTAAGAGAACTTGGAGACCTTATAAGAATTCAGATTCCAGGGACCCGCACCAGATTTACTGAATTAGAATTAgcagggggggggggggtgtctagGAATCTATATTATTTAAAACCTCCATGCATGGATCGCAGTAATAAATTTTTTGATGTTCAGTATCAACCCACATGAGGTGATTATCCCAGAAAGTCACCCACTCTGCCACTTTCAGCTATTCTAaataaagagaactgaaaatattgCCACTTGGCAGCGAACACTATGAACTGACTGGAGTATCTCGGTGGAAGAGGGGCTGTAATAGTTTGGTGGTATTGACCCCGCACCTGAGTACCAGGAAGAAGCCCTTTCATATCTGATTTATTCAACAATGCATATGCTGTCCAATCTTAGAAATGGGAACTTAGCGTACAATATTCTAAAAGGTCTGCCATTTCTTGCTCATTTTAACAGCAGGCTCCTGTGAGTGGCTTGTCATTTTGGAAACCACATTACTGAATCAGTTTTTAGGTACCTTCAGACCCTAGGATCAGGTTGTTGAACGCTGTTTCCAAGAATAGGGGGCTGTATATCACAGCACAAATCaaggcaaagaaaagagaattgaCTCCCAGGCAAGGAGACAGTAGCAGAGTTAAGAGAATGAATAATGGCAAGGAGCCAGGGAGATGGAGCCCTCATGGAAAAGTAGAGCTCAGCAGATGACTAAATCCAGAAGGTCTGAAATCTGTTAAGCGTGACCTCAGCCTAAGTGTTAATGCCACAAAGAGCTACTAAAATTAGTGTTTGTAAGCTCAAGAGAATGGACTATGTCCATTCTTGCTTTCCCAACACTTAGctcagtacctgacacataaaaGTTtgcaagaggggcttccctggtggcgcagtggttgagagtccgcctgccgatgcaggggacatgggttcgtgccccggtctgggaggatcccacgtgccgcggagcggctgggccccgtgagccatggccgctgagcctgcgctccgcaactggaggggccacaacagtgagaggcccacataccgcaaaaaaaaaaaaaaaaatgtttgcaagaaATGTTGAATGGATATGGTTGGAATGACTCCAGTTCACAAAACGTGAATACCTGTCTCCTGCTAAAAACAGTGCTATTCTGTCCTAAATCCGTATCTTTTCAGCAAGATGACTTTCCGAGTTGCAAATATGCCCAACAGGATTAGTTTCTAGAAGTTGAGAAACTTCCATGTTTTAAGAGTAGTCATGTGGCAACTGGTAGTCCATGGGTAACAGATACTCCAGGCTTCATCTTACACAAATCTATTTCATGGAGGTGGGCGGCAGGATGTTCCACTATGATTAATTAGTCCAGGGGCCCGTCAACACTTAGGTGGAGAAGAAGCCACCATCATTCTTTCGGGAATACCCTCCATTGCTGGCTGCAGTGTGAGGGGacactgtggagaaaagagaagagggagtGGGCTGTGAATTTCAGATCCTTTGCCTTTTCTGGGAACTTGTCGCCCACACATTTATGGGGACAATGGAGAAGGTTCTAACAGCTGAGGAAACGGCATATAGAGGACTGATGGGAGGTAGATATAGGTCTTTCACTCCCCGGTTTCTGCCCTTTGCTGAAAATTTTTGTCCACTAGACCTAAGGCTGAGGTAGTGGCTCTGAAAAACTGAATTCATTTCCTAGCTCTACAGTCAGCATGTACCCTGGTTTTAGTCTGATATATGCCAGACTCTCAGTTATCCCTGATGTTCCCTAATAGCCAGTCACCTCAACTCCCTGATTCCTGTGACCATTTAGAAAAACTCTTGCACCACccatctgcctcccacccctcAGTCTTCTGACCCTTACCTATGGATCCCTGGATGCTGTGAATAGACTCCTTCTTAGGGTTGATCCAGTGTCTGATGTTAGCTCGGGAAGTGATCGCgggtggctggggaggggataaaaattctccagagaaTTGGATCTTGATTCTAGAAGATGGTGTGGGGAAGAACATGGGAGAGTGAAATCAATCAGGAGAAGAAAGGTAAGGAGGGAAAGAGTTGCATGTaaccttaaaaataaagcagctggggcctccctggtggcgcagtggttgagagtccgcctgccgatgcaggggacacgggttcgtgccccggtccgcgaagatcccacatgctgcggagcggctgggttcgtgagccatagctgctgagcctgcgtgtccggagcctgtgctccgcaacgggagaggccacaacagtgaggcccatgtaccgcaaaaaaataaaaataaaaataaaaataaagtaaagcaGCTGAAGGCCCTTTTTACCCTCTGGAATGAACCAAAGATTTTGTGCTACAGATGAGCACAATCCTGGAAGATCtctgttcattttagaaaataaaaaaacagaacttgTATTACAGAAGTAAAAAATAACAGCAATCTATAGAAACAAGAACCTATTGATTGTTATTTCTCAGATGACACTTTACATTACTTGATTGGCATTGTCCTTAGGGAGAGGCTTCGCCTCCACTACTTACCCATGGGCATCCTGAATGGTCTCCTGGTGTATCAGTGTCTCACTTTTGCTCTTGAACGTCCCTGTGTGGTGGTTGTACAAGGCTGCTAATCGGAAATCCAGATCATCCTTCGGTATCTACGGAGGAAGCCAATCCCGCCACCCCCAGGGTTAACTTGCCACATTTGCACCTGCTCTAGTCGGGTTCTGTTGGGCTCTACTCTTGCCCCAAAGCAGAGTGAACCCCTTCTGGGCCTGAGATCCACCAACTCCCTACATACCAAATTACTGTACATGATGACTTCTTAACTCTTGTCCATATAGAATTGTCTCATGGTTAGGTCTTAGGAGTGGGGAGCTCTCCTGGAGACATGAGAACCACTATATTGTCCTGGACTTGAGCTTAACGGGCCTTACCTCGTTCATGGTTATAATGAGAAGTCTGGTGAGAGAATGATTTGCTCCAGATAATCAACTGCAGCAAAACCCAAGCCTTCTGACTTCCCAGAGGAAGTTGATAAGTTGGTATTTGGTTTTAGATTTGGTAGGATCTTGGATTGGGGACAAGATAAAGATGCTAAGGTAGTCAGGGACAGACTACCTTTCAAAAAGGATATTAATTAGTCCTAAGTGGATATAAGGAGAAATAGCATTTCAATGCTAGGTACCTCaggatcaaaaaaataaacagcctgCCTCATGGACGTGATTGTGGGAGTTGAGCTGAGTCGACACCAGGGTTCCTGTTGCTGAGCAAGGTGAGTTGGGTTCTTATATGGCAGTTTCTGCAAAAGAGAAACCACACCCACCCCTGGTTACCGGAGGCCTTGCTGATGTGATAGCGTCAGTGACATCCATCCCCTTATCCCATCCCATTTTAACTGAATCGCAAACATCTAAAAGAGAAGAACGAAATGGGGCAAGACTCCCGGGCTTCGGATCCTCCTAAGTTTTCAATCTCAGAACTGACAGAAATGGGCCAGGAATACGGGGAAAGGGGTGAAGTGGGACAGGAGGTAaagggtggggagcagagaggcaAGATGAGCTCAGGTTTAGAAGTCCTGAGcttgaagaagagagaagataTCCTAATGCAATTAACAGGTAGGAAATTGGAAGTGTGCAATTGTTGGAGGAGAGCTCAGAACAAGTAGTAGAGATCTGGGGGTCATCCCCCTGAAGTGGTGgttgaagcctgcaaaaaggcgTCTGACCAACAAGGAAGAGGCGGTTCGTGAGGACTGCACAGTATTATAATGGGGGTGGCGGTGGGAGCAGTCAGAGACAAGAGAATCAGGAGAGAGCAGTGTCTAGGCAGGTGAGAAAATTTCAGTAAGCAGGGAAGGGTCATTGTGTCTGCAGGAATGTCAAAAAGTTCATTGGATGTTCAGTCCTCTAATTAAAACCCCACAAGCACGAATATGAAAAGCACACAGCTGATTTCTTCATTACATGTAAAATGCCATactgttcaccactgtatccccagtgcctagcacagcgGCCTAACACATGGTGTTCTAAAATGAAATATTGATTGAATCAATGACTGAATTCCAGTGAGTACAACTACAACCTAGTAGAAATCTCATTCAACCTATCGGATGTAGggaccctcctcctcccctgtaTATAACACAGTGCTGTGTGACTCAGCTCAATTAGGCATTAATTGAGTGGTGTGAACCAGGCAGTATACTGTCaccaagaaagatgaaa
The genomic region above belongs to Phocoena sinus isolate mPhoSin1 chromosome 1, mPhoSin1.pri, whole genome shotgun sequence and contains:
- the C1H1orf194 gene encoding protein C1orf194 homolog isoform X1; translated protein: MPLTRDPFQNPTLENDDSYLGKLRASEKLPYKNPTHLAQQQEPWCRLSSTPTITSMRQAVYFFDPEIPKDDLDFRLAALYNHHTGTFKSKSETLIHQETIQDAHGIKIQFSGEFLSPPQPPAITSRANIRHWINPKKESIHSIQGSIVSPHTAASNGGYSRKNDGGFFST
- the C1H1orf194 gene encoding protein C1orf194 homolog isoform X2; this encodes MPLTRDPFQNPTLENDDSYLGKLRASEIPKDDLDFRLAALYNHHTGTFKSKSETLIHQETIQDAHGIKIQFSGEFLSPPQPPAITSRANIRHWINPKKESIHSIQGSIVSPHTAASNGGYSRKNDGGFFST